In Ornithodoros turicata isolate Travis chromosome 1, ASM3712646v1, whole genome shotgun sequence, the DNA window GAAACGTGTCTCTTCTGACATTTCCCGCATTTGACCTTCCGCCAACACCTTCTTGACAGGTGATTTGGCAAAGTGCATCTGAAGCATCGTCCTGCTTCTTGCAGTTGACGCAGCTTCTCTTCATTTGGAATCGTCGCGTTGCATTCTGCAGTCACATGCTCCCGCGCTTTACAGAAGAAGCATTCTGGACTATCATCTGACGTATGAAGTAGCGCTGAGGCCGATGACGGTCTTCTGAATTTCCTTGTGTGCTGGGTCTTAGCTTCGTTGTCCTTCTGCTTATACCCCGACGAAGGCTTTTCTTCATGGGCATTCAATCTCTCCCTGCTCTCTACCTCCACTCGGAGGAACTTCATGAATTCAGTCACCTTCGTCACGTGTTGCTTGTCGGGACCTACTGAAGTGTCTTCGGCACTAACTGCCTGATTGTTACTGTTTGTAGATGTCTCCTCTTGAGCTTCCAACGTCTTTCGATTGAAGTTGATGACTATTCCTTGTGGTACAAGCCGTATCATGAGTGAATACAGCATCGACGCAAAAGACTCCTCGGCTACGCCCAGTGCTTTCAGCGCTCTCATGTGCGATGATATATCGTCATAAAGTTTCCGTAGTCCTTTCGTATCCTGGGCTGTCTTCACGGGCTGGAGACTCATGAGCCTGCCCATGTGGTCCTCTATCTGAAGCGACTCATCGCCGAAACGTCCCTTGAGGATGTCCACAGCATCATTATAGCATCGTTCCGTTGGCGGTAGCCCAGCAATGGCTGACGCCGCTTCACCGGTCAGTGCTGCTCGTAAATAATTGAACTTGTCGCACGTACTGAGCTTCTGGTTGTCGTGGACAACTTGTTGGAACTGTTCCCAGAACATCATCCAATTCTTGCGCTGGCCGTTGAACTTTATAATCTCCAGCTTGGGCAACCTGACTCGAACGTTCGCATTTCCAACGTCATCAGCCTGTCTCGCTTCTGGAATAGGTCCTTGTGAGCTTCTTGTCGAACTCCTTGTCGGGCTAATTCGTTCTAGCCTGAACTGTAGCCGTGCCAGCAAAGCTGTCGCTCGGTCAATATATTCGAAGCTTTCTTTTTGTCGTTCCTCAACTTCCTCTTCTGACCACAAAGGTTCCAACTCCGCATCCACTCGCTCCAAATTGTCCATCTGCTTCTTTACTCGAGCAACGAGCACTTCTATGTCCTCTTCCGCTAGATCGACACCAGTGAGCTTCTCTGTGGCTTCATTGACTGTGCGAGACAATGCGCTTCTTAGCCCTCGGCGACGACGTAGCAGGTCTTCCATGTGTTCCATCTCCTGTTGTAGGCCTAGTAGTTCGCAGAATGCCTCATCTAAAGTGGACGGAGATCCTTCGTCTCTTCCTTgtctcccgggtttcggcaccaatctTCTTTAGAAGTTCCTGTCCCGGACCTTAATGGAAGAACTCCAAGCCCAAATCC includes these proteins:
- the LOC135379196 gene encoding uncharacterized protein LOC135379196 → MEHMEDLLRRRRGLRSALSRTVNEATEKLTGVDLAEEDIEVLVARVKKQMDNLERVDAELEPLWSEEEVEERQKESFEYIDRATALLARLQFRLERISPTRSSTRSSQGPIPEARQADDVGNANVRVRLPKLEIIKFNGQRKNWMMFWEQFQQVVHDNQKLSTCDKFNYLRAALTGEAASAIAGLPPTERCYNDAVDILKGRFGDESLQIEDHMGRLMSLQPVKTAQDTKGLRKLYDDISSHMRALKALGVAEESFASMLYSLMIRLVPQGIVINFNRKTLEAQEETSTNSNNQAVSAEDTSVGPDKQHVTKVTEFMKFLRVEVESRERLNAHEEKPSSGYKQKDNEAKTQHTRKFRRPSSASALLHTSDDSPECFFCKAREHVTAECNATIPNEEKLRQLQEAGRCFRCTLPNHLSRRCWRKVKCGKCQKRHVSSVCKVGSQDSPSKGKLTGGTAQLSLELVEESRRPTTVLQTVVAWCKGEVGADKCKVTFDTGSQRSFVTLQTAQRLTCKTVGHEALKVGVFGGRQEERTFRRVSLKLQSMYGGREYYVEVLVTDVISTQNTVAPCSSIINEMKGRNLSVQHLVCPESREHIQVLVDTDQYWDLVTGRVLRLGSSLRAVETRLGWTVHGVCPESGIIKHCNQARVLRIAVNELETDTTLKKFWQLESIGVTPDADDERDNTVLRQFSETVKLKEGRYEVALPFKSTVDLGSNKEVALKRLNQLTRRLTRNQELLKRYDETIRMYSDEGMAERVYSDEEDVVYYMPHQAVLRLEHHNKTSGGIRLFVKLRHCQIAQSVFRSRTESKSGCCGIVNEFPDKENGPGGRRTKSLFTNRSTKGGQRCPTLPVV